In Nocardia yunnanensis, one DNA window encodes the following:
- a CDS encoding endonuclease/exonuclease/phosphatase family protein: protein MITVATWNVLHRVHADNWDSDIAGRWPIEAERIEAVTAVVAARAESVIALMEVSGDQLVALRNALPAREFHVLNYPRVPRPRRLANVLEHRTEHLVILVDGTARPVAAESFGFDPGKGVLVIEFDGLLIAATHVTGDERRGEQLVRLRELTAAGPAVLLGDFNIDRATLAAGLGDGYTVGEFAPDALPTRPRDAGAKSQYIDHVVGHGVPVREVVVEDVAGASDHNLVRAIVG, encoded by the coding sequence GTGATCACCGTCGCCACCTGGAATGTCCTGCACCGCGTCCACGCCGATAACTGGGACAGCGATATCGCCGGGCGCTGGCCGATCGAGGCCGAGCGGATCGAGGCGGTGACCGCCGTGGTCGCCGCGCGCGCCGAGTCCGTCATCGCGCTCATGGAGGTCAGCGGCGACCAGCTCGTGGCCCTGCGAAACGCCCTGCCCGCCAGGGAGTTCCACGTGCTGAACTATCCGCGGGTACCGCGCCCGCGCCGGCTGGCGAATGTGCTGGAGCACCGGACCGAACACCTCGTGATCCTGGTGGACGGCACCGCGCGGCCGGTCGCGGCCGAATCGTTCGGCTTCGATCCCGGCAAGGGCGTGCTGGTGATCGAGTTCGACGGTCTGCTCATCGCCGCCACCCACGTGACCGGCGACGAACGCCGCGGCGAGCAACTCGTGCGGCTGCGCGAACTCACCGCGGCCGGCCCGGCGGTCCTGCTGGGCGACTTCAATATCGACCGCGCCACCCTGGCCGCCGGACTGGGTGACGGCTACACGGTCGGCGAGTTCGCACCGGACGCGCTCCCGACCCGGCCCCGGGACGCGGGAGCCAAATCCCAGTACATCGACCATGTGGTCGGGCACGGCGTCCCGGTGCGCGAGGTGGTGGTCGAGGACGTGGCCGGGGCCTCCGACCACAATCTCGTCCGGGCCATTGTCGGCTAG
- a CDS encoding DNA polymerase IV, whose amino-acid sequence MTRWLLHVDLDQFQAAVEFRRHPELRGQPVIVGGNGDPAEPRKVVSCASYPARAFGVRAGMPLRTAARICPEGVFLPQDLAFYAEASEEIMTVLRTFTDRVEVLGFDEAFLAVDTDDPEALAGEIRSAIAELGLTCAVGIGDNKTRAKLATGFAKAVGKSGPAGAAADADTGTGVFRLTADNWAELMAHRPTSALWGVGARIAKRMSGLGIETVGDLAAADRQVLAREFGPNTGPYLWVLGHGAGDTDISEPREPVGHSRSETFPADLTERADIDAAVVRLATQVAEETVAAGRGVGRVSVTVRTKTFFTRSKQRKLSAPTADVDEIVQTALEVLHTFEVDRPIRLLGVRVEYAML is encoded by the coding sequence GTGACGCGCTGGCTGCTGCACGTCGACCTCGACCAATTCCAGGCCGCGGTCGAATTCCGGCGTCACCCCGAGCTGCGCGGACAGCCGGTCATCGTGGGCGGCAACGGCGACCCCGCCGAACCGCGCAAGGTGGTGTCGTGCGCGTCGTATCCGGCCCGGGCCTTCGGGGTGCGGGCCGGCATGCCGCTGCGCACCGCCGCCCGGATCTGTCCGGAGGGCGTGTTCCTGCCGCAGGATCTGGCGTTCTACGCCGAGGCGTCCGAGGAGATCATGACGGTGCTGCGGACGTTCACCGATCGGGTCGAGGTACTCGGCTTCGACGAGGCGTTCCTGGCGGTGGACACCGACGATCCCGAGGCGCTGGCCGGCGAGATCCGTTCCGCCATCGCCGAATTGGGGCTGACCTGCGCGGTCGGCATCGGGGACAACAAGACGCGGGCCAAGCTCGCCACCGGGTTCGCCAAGGCGGTGGGCAAGTCGGGCCCCGCCGGCGCGGCGGCCGACGCCGACACCGGAACCGGCGTCTTCCGGCTCACCGCCGACAATTGGGCCGAGCTCATGGCGCATCGCCCGACCAGCGCGCTGTGGGGCGTGGGGGCGCGGATCGCGAAACGCATGAGCGGCCTGGGCATCGAGACCGTCGGGGATCTCGCCGCCGCCGACCGCCAGGTGCTGGCGCGGGAATTCGGGCCCAATACCGGGCCCTATCTGTGGGTACTCGGCCACGGTGCGGGCGACACGGATATCTCCGAGCCGCGAGAGCCGGTGGGCCACAGCCGATCCGAGACCTTCCCGGCCGATCTCACCGAACGCGCGGACATCGACGCGGCGGTGGTGCGGCTGGCCACCCAGGTGGCCGAGGAGACCGTGGCCGCGGGACGCGGTGTCGGGCGGGTCAGTGTGACGGTGCGGACCAAGACCTTCTTCACGCGCAGCAAACAGCGGAAATTGTCCGCGCCCACCGCCGATGTGGACGAGATCGTGCAGACGGCGCTGGAGGTATTGCATACCTTCGAGGTGGATCGACCGATCCGGTTGCTCGGCGTCCGGGTCGAATACGCCATGCTGTGA
- a CDS encoding enoyl-CoA hydratase/isomerase family protein, with product MSDYENILFEHDGPIARITLNRPKAANGIDQALADELERAASYCSEDPTVKVVVLTGSGRFFSAGGDVRAMAASDDTGKFIEQLAATLHRAVSALARMDALLIVGVNGTAAGAGMSLAVAGDLVVAAESASFTMAYTKIGLSPDGGASYYLPRLIGLRRTQELMLTNRTLSAAEALDWGLLHRVVPDGELTDAVETLAREFATGPKGSNANVKKLLLVSGQHTLEEQLHTEAAFITHCAESADGQEGVASFVDKRAPKFA from the coding sequence ATGAGCGACTACGAGAACATCCTGTTCGAGCACGACGGCCCGATCGCCCGCATCACGCTGAATCGGCCCAAGGCGGCCAATGGCATCGATCAGGCGCTGGCCGACGAGCTGGAGCGCGCGGCCTCGTACTGCTCGGAGGATCCGACGGTGAAGGTCGTGGTGCTGACCGGTTCCGGGCGTTTCTTCTCCGCCGGCGGCGATGTGCGGGCCATGGCGGCCAGCGACGACACCGGGAAGTTCATCGAGCAGCTGGCGGCCACCCTGCACCGGGCGGTGTCGGCGCTGGCGCGCATGGACGCGCTGCTCATCGTCGGCGTGAACGGGACCGCGGCGGGCGCCGGCATGAGCCTCGCGGTGGCCGGCGATCTGGTGGTCGCCGCCGAATCGGCCTCGTTCACCATGGCGTACACCAAGATCGGCCTGAGCCCGGACGGCGGCGCGTCCTACTATCTGCCGCGCCTGATCGGGCTGCGCCGCACCCAGGAGCTCATGCTCACCAACCGCACCCTGTCCGCGGCCGAGGCCCTCGACTGGGGCCTGCTGCACCGGGTCGTGCCCGACGGCGAGCTGACCGACGCGGTGGAGACCCTGGCGCGGGAGTTCGCCACCGGGCCCAAGGGTTCGAACGCGAACGTCAAGAAGCTGCTGCTGGTCTCGGGTCAGCACACCCTCGAGGAGCAGTTGCACACCGAGGCCGCGTTCATCACGCACTGCGCCGAATCCGCCGACGGGCAGGAGGGCGTGGCCTCCTTCGTGGACAAGCGCGCTCCGAAATTCGCCTGA
- a CDS encoding oxidoreductase, with the protein MEFQAMVAHETDSGIALVREEVTDDFLMPGEVTIKVHFSSANYKDGLAITPRGGVVRRYPLIPGIDLTGEVTASDDPEFAPGDLVVAHGYDIGVAHHGGFAEYARVPAGWVVKLDGLTPREAAAIGTAGYTAAMSVQALLDAGLTPDAGPVLVTGATGGVGSVAVDILSGLGFEVVASTGKLGASELLSTLGAKSVIGRLPGEEKVRALGKAQWAAAVDSVGGASLAYVLSSITYGGAVAASGLTGGSDLPTTVMPFILRGVSLLGIDSAHFPIARRRELWARLAKDLKPQHLSLLENYAPITEAESVLHTILDGTHSGRSVLGAAGEF; encoded by the coding sequence ATGGAGTTCCAGGCGATGGTGGCACACGAAACCGACAGTGGGATCGCGCTGGTCCGGGAGGAGGTCACCGACGACTTCCTGATGCCCGGCGAGGTGACGATCAAAGTGCACTTCTCGAGCGCCAACTACAAGGACGGGCTGGCCATCACCCCGCGCGGCGGTGTGGTGCGCCGGTACCCGCTGATTCCCGGCATCGATCTCACCGGTGAGGTGACCGCCTCCGACGATCCGGAATTCGCGCCCGGCGATCTGGTCGTCGCGCACGGCTACGACATCGGCGTGGCGCATCACGGCGGGTTCGCCGAGTACGCGCGGGTGCCGGCCGGGTGGGTGGTGAAGCTCGACGGGCTCACCCCGCGCGAGGCGGCGGCCATCGGCACCGCGGGCTACACCGCGGCCATGAGCGTGCAGGCGCTGCTGGATGCCGGGCTCACGCCCGACGCCGGGCCGGTGCTGGTCACCGGCGCGACCGGCGGGGTGGGCAGCGTGGCCGTCGACATCCTGTCCGGACTCGGCTTCGAGGTGGTCGCCTCCACCGGCAAACTCGGTGCGAGCGAACTGCTTTCGACGCTCGGCGCGAAGTCGGTGATCGGCCGGCTGCCCGGCGAGGAGAAGGTGCGCGCGCTGGGCAAGGCGCAGTGGGCCGCCGCGGTGGACAGTGTCGGCGGCGCCTCGCTGGCGTACGTGCTGAGCAGCATCACCTACGGTGGTGCGGTGGCGGCTTCCGGATTGACCGGCGGTTCCGATCTGCCGACCACGGTGATGCCGTTCATTCTGCGCGGGGTGTCGCTGCTGGGCATCGACTCCGCGCACTTCCCGATCGCGCGGCGCCGTGAGTTGTGGGCCCGGCTCGCGAAAGACCTGAAACCCCAGCATCTCTCACTGCTGGAGAACTACGCGCCGATCACCGAGGCAGAATCCGTGCTGCATACCATTCTGGACGGAACGCATTCCGGCCGTTCGGTGCTCGGGGCGGCGGGCGAGTTCTAG